In Deltaproteobacteria bacterium HGW-Deltaproteobacteria-18, the genomic window CTGCTGCCACGCGCAAGAATCAACCCCTGCAGGCGGCCATAAAGCTCAATCTCCGCCGCGCCAGGCGCACAGGCAGCCATAAGCTCGGCGTACATCTCTGCGGAAAGGGCGATGGCGCGGCGGATTTCGTCCACCTCCTCACCACTCTTGACGCTGCGAAGCGCCACCACGGCGTGGATAAGCGCTTGCGAAGCCCCAGCCTCGACATTTTCCGGCACTGCACCCAACAATCGGCACAGGCGCAACACTCCGTCTCCCTGATAGGGCGGCAGGTAGTGTACTTCCCGGCCCTGCTTTTGCGCTTCATGACAGGCGGCCGCCAACTCCGGCATGGTACCAACGCCCGCAATCCCCGCGCTGGCAGCCAGTTCCTGAAGCGACTGCGCCGCACCGCTCCAGATGGTATGGTCCAGCCCCAGGCTTGGGCCATAAAGCATTTCCTGCCCGCTCTCACAGTCGAGCCACAGGCAATGCGCGGGTTCGTTCAATCCTGCGAAATAAAGGAAGGAGCCATCCTGACGAAAAGGAAACGTGTTGGCGTGATAGTTCATGCCCACAAGATCGTTGCCCGGCAAAACGATGCAGCCGGTCTTGACCGACCGCATCAGCGCCCGTCGACGGGCTGCATACTGGCTTGCTTCAAACATCTAAACCTCTGGTCGTGCCTAGCTGGCTGTTGAAAAATTGCAAATCCCCGATCTGTTCAAAAAACGGTGCGCTGCGAGAAACAAAAAAAATCCAGGCCCAACGCGTATTTTACATACGCAAGGATCTGGATTTACTGCAGTGACGAAGCAGATCGCCATTATTCAGCAACCTGCTCAGTCATTCCAGATTTCAAGCCGATTCCGGCCGTTGTTCTTCGCCAAGTACAGTGCCTCATCCGCGTTCTTGAGCATGGCCTCGAGATCCAGATGCGTGGACACGCAAAGGCCGATACTGAGAGAAAAGGAACAGCGAACCCCGCCACTGGCAAAATCCGTGGCCGCGACCTCCCGGCGAAACTCATCCAGCAATGCTGCCGCGCTGGAAACATCGTCATCAAGGAGAAGGCAGAACTCTTCCCCGCCAAGGCGGGCGACAATGCCGCGGTGAGCAAAATACCGCCGCAATTGTTCACCGAGATTTTTGAGTACGACATCACCCGTCTCATGGCCGTACTGATCGTTGATTTTCTTGAAATGATCGATATCGATCATGGCCAGACAAACCGCATCGCCCCGTTTGCGTTTCTTGCGAATGCGGGACGGCCCCTGCGCAAACAGGTAGCGGCGGTTGAACAGGCCCGTCAGAAAATCCTTCTCGGAGTAGTCCTTGATGGTCTGAATGTACTCCAGCAGATCCATGTTCTGTGATACTCGGCAGTAAAACTCTTCGCTCGAAAAGGGCTTGGTCAGAAAATCGTTGGCTCCGCTTTTGAGGAAGCGCGCCGACAAAAATTCCAGCTCATGGCTGGAAATGCCGATAATTGCCATCTCCTCCTTGGGATGACGTGCACGCACGGCACGAACGAAACGTATTCCGTCCATTTCCGGCATTTCGTAATCCGTGATGATGAGCCGGATCTCCGGATTGGCATTCAATACCTGCAGCCCCTCGCGGCCATTGCACGCCACGAAAACCTGAAACCGGTGAACACGCAGGAGATCCGCGACCATGGTCCGGACCATCTCCGAATCCTCGACCACCAGCACCTTGACCTCGCGATTCAGAATCACGCGCCGCGCCTGGCGCACGGCATAGCGCAAACTCTCGCCGCCTTCCTTGACCACGTAATCGACGATATTTTTGGACCACAGACGCTCACGCGTCTGGTCCGTGCAATCCCCGGCAAAGACAATGACCGGAATTCCCTTTTCAAGCACGAGGTCGACCACCTCGCCCTGGGGCGCATCGGGCAGATTGAGATCGAGCATGGCTACCGCGAACTCATGCTCGGCGAGCAAGGCGCGGGTCTCTTCCATGGTGCTGGCTGAAATGATGCGGCCCGCGACGGCTTCTGCCAAATTTTGGACCAAGACCTGCAAAAACATCTGACTGTCGTCAACAACGAGCACGTTCGGCATATGGTGAGGCATGGCAAATCCTTGCGTTGTCCAGGACAGGTGGTTATTTAAAAAGATGTACTGGGATGTTCCCGAAACAGCAAGAATCACCCCACAAATTTAGACCATGGAGACATGATGCATTGGGTTCTTCTGGCCAACGGCCCCCTTGAACTTTCGCCCAAAGTCCGGGCCATGGTCTCTTCCGCCGAACGCCTCATCGGCGTCGATGGAGGCAGCAGACACCTTGAATCCATGGGAATGCTGCCACATTTGGCAGTAGGCGACATGGACTCCATCCCCCAGCAGTTGCTCGCGCACTACAAGAGCGAAGAGGTCGAAATGCACCTCCATCCCCCCAAGAAAAACGCCACGGACCTGGAATTGGCTCTGGAACTGGCCTTGGAACGGGGCGCTTCGCGCATTTCCCTTCTGGGCGCGACCGGAGGCAGGCTGGACCACACTCTGGGCAACCTCTTCCTGCTAGCCCGTTGCCTGCCGAGCGGGGTTCCGGCCTGCGTCGTGGATCAGAGCCAATGCATCCACCTGACGGACCAAGCCCTGACCATCACAGGAACCATCGGAGACACCCTGTCCCTGCTCCCCGCCACCCCTCAGGTCAGCGGTGTGAGCCTGACGGGGCTTGAATATCCGCTCAACGAAGCGACCCTGACATTCGGCACCAGCTGGGGCATGAGCAACGTATTTGTCGAGGCCCAAGCCACCGTGACCCTGCGCAGCGGACGACTGTTCGTGTTTCATCTGTACGGAGACTGACGGAGCTTGTGCTTGAAAAATTCATGACCGGTGGCAATGCAAAAAGCCGTCACCCCTTTAAAAAAGGGGGATTCATGATTTTAACTGCCCGAAAAGAAAGGGGTTCGTATCACTGCCGACATACGCGTCTACCCATGCTGGACACACCTTCGCAAAAATGAGCGCTCTGCTGTGCATATCCCATCACATGGACGGCATGGATTCCCGCCTACGCGGGAATGACACCGGGAAGGTGCGCATATTTGAGACTTGGCTTCACAAAAAGAACTGCATTTGGATTATGTTGACACCTTAAAGGGTGCTGTCCAGCACCATGTTGTCGCGATGCACAACCTCTTGATGCGGGCAGGGCCCCAGGATTTTCTCGATCTCGGGGCTGCTCAGGCCCTGAATCTTGCGCAGTTCGGCAGCCTTGAAGTTGATCAGTCCAACGCCCACGGTTCCGCCGTCGAGACGGCCGATCCGGACCAGGGCTCCCATGCCGAAATTTCCGTCCACCCCGACGACTCCGGCGGCCAACAGGCTCTTGCCCTTGCTTGTCAGGGCGCGAGCAGCACCGTCATCGACCACGACGGTTCCGACCGGGTCCAGGTGGTAGGCCAGCCAGAACTTGCGGCCCGAGAGCATCTTCTGGGTCGGTGCGATCCAGGAGCCCAGATCTTCGAGATCGAACACGCGCTCCAGCACGTGCTTCTGACGACCCGAGACGATAAGCGTCGGGACACCGATGCTCGCTGCGCGACGCGCGGCCATGAGCTTGCTGAGCATGCCGCCGGTTCCGGCTCCGGTCTTGCCCCGGCACATGGACTGCAGATTGAGATCGGAAATGTTTTCGATGCAGGGCACAAAGCGGGCGTCGGGATTTTCCAACGGATTGTCGTCGAACACGCCGTCAGCGGAGGTCAGGTTGATGATCACATCTGCCCCGACCAGGTTGGCGACCATGGACGACAGGGCGTCGTTGTCGCCGAATTTGAGTTCCTGAACGGCCACCGTGTCATTCTCGTTGACGATGGGGATGACCTTCCAGTCCAGCAAACGGTACATGGTGTTGCGGGCGTTCAGGAATCGCTCGCGACTGCGAAGGTCGTCCTTGGTCAAAAGGACCTGCGCCGTGATCTTCTCGTAGTGCGCAAAAGCCTCGTCATAGCTGTGCATGAGGCGGCTCTGGCCCACGGCCGAGGCGGCCTGCTTGTGCACCATGCAACCGGCGGCCTTGTCCGCGCCGAGAACGCAGCGACCGGCAGCCACGGCCCCTGAGGTCACGAGCACGATCTCAAGGCCCCGGTCATGCAGCCCCGCGATCTGGTCGGCCAGGCGGTTGACCACGCGCGGGTCGAGGCCCTTTTCCGTGGTCAACACTGCGCTGCCAATCTTGATGATGACCCTTTTGGCCTTCTCCAGAATCCGGCGACGCTGCTCGCGCCAATCAGTCGATAGTTCCATGTTCGGTTTCATCCTTGACGGTCTGCAGATGCAGGTCCCACATGGCATCCAGCACCACGTCCACTCCGGTTTCATCCAACGCCGACATGAAGTACACCTTGAGTCCAAGCTGGTCAAAGGCGGCCCGCACCTCGGCCAAGCGCTCTTCATCAACCAGATCGATCTTGTTGATGACACGAAGCTGAGGCTTCTCGCCAAGCGCCGGATCGAACATGCGCAGCTCGTCATCAAGTATGTGGAACCCGGACAATGGGTCATCCACATTCACATCCTCGATGCTCAGGATATGAACCAGAAAGCGGGACCGCTCCACGTGGCGCAGAAAGGTGTGACCCAGACCCTGCCCCGTGTGTGCGCCTTCGATGAGGCCGGGAATGTCAGCCACGACCAGCTTGCGTTCGTGTTCATCGATGACCACGCCCAGGTTGGGTGACAGCGTGGTAAACGGATAGGCCGCGATTTTAGGACGGGCCGCGGAAATACGCGAAATGAGGGTCGACTTGCCCGCGTTGGGGAGCCCCAGGAGTCCTACATCGGCAAAGACCTTGAGCTCGAGGCGGATGTATTTTTCCACCCCCGGCTCTCCGGGCTGCGCGAAACGGGGCACCTGCATGACGGAGGACTTGAAATGGGCATTGCCCTTGCCT contains:
- a CDS encoding diguanylate cyclase response regulator translates to MPHHMPNVLVVDDSQMFLQVLVQNLAEAVAGRIISASTMEETRALLAEHEFAVAMLDLNLPDAPQGEVVDLVLEKGIPVIVFAGDCTDQTRERLWSKNIVDYVVKEGGESLRYAVRQARRVILNREVKVLVVEDSEMVRTMVADLLRVHRFQVFVACNGREGLQVLNANPEIRLIITDYEMPEMDGIRFVRAVRARHPKEEMAIIGISSHELEFLSARFLKSGANDFLTKPFSSEEFYCRVSQNMDLLEYIQTIKDYSEKDFLTGLFNRRYLFAQGPSRIRKKRKRGDAVCLAMIDIDHFKKINDQYGHETGDVVLKNLGEQLRRYFAHRGIVARLGGEEFCLLLDDDVSSAAALLDEFRREVAATDFASGGVRCSFSLSIGLCVSTHLDLEAMLKNADEALYLAKNNGRNRLEIWND
- a CDS encoding thiamine diphosphokinase, with amino-acid sequence MMHWVLLANGPLELSPKVRAMVSSAERLIGVDGGSRHLESMGMLPHLAVGDMDSIPQQLLAHYKSEEVEMHLHPPKKNATDLELALELALERGASRISLLGATGGRLDHTLGNLFLLARCLPSGVPACVVDQSQCIHLTDQALTITGTIGDTLSLLPATPQVSGVSLTGLEYPLNEATLTFGTSWGMSNVFVEAQATVTLRSGRLFVFHLYGD
- the proB gene encoding glutamate 5-kinase → MELSTDWREQRRRILEKAKRVIIKIGSAVLTTEKGLDPRVVNRLADQIAGLHDRGLEIVLVTSGAVAAGRCVLGADKAAGCMVHKQAASAVGQSRLMHSYDEAFAHYEKITAQVLLTKDDLRSRERFLNARNTMYRLLDWKVIPIVNENDTVAVQELKFGDNDALSSMVANLVGADVIINLTSADGVFDDNPLENPDARFVPCIENISDLNLQSMCRGKTGAGTGGMLSKLMAARRAASIGVPTLIVSGRQKHVLERVFDLEDLGSWIAPTQKMLSGRKFWLAYHLDPVGTVVVDDGAARALTSKGKSLLAAGVVGVDGNFGMGALVRIGRLDGGTVGVGLINFKAAELRKIQGLSSPEIEKILGPCPHQEVVHRDNMVLDSTL
- a CDS encoding GTPase ObgE translates to MRFVDEAKIIIRSGSGGQGSVSFRREKYVPRGGPDGGDGGKGGDIIMRANNNLLTLYDYRHASIQEAESGKPGGGRLCYGRAGEDRVVEVPVGTQVFEEVDGQERLIADFTKDGQEIVVAEGGRGGKGNAHFKSSVMQVPRFAQPGEPGVEKYIRLELKVFADVGLLGLPNAGKSTLISRISAARPKIAAYPFTTLSPNLGVVIDEHERKLVVADIPGLIEGAHTGQGLGHTFLRHVERSRFLVHILSIEDVNVDDPLSGFHILDDELRMFDPALGEKPQLRVINKIDLVDEERLAEVRAAFDQLGLKVYFMSALDETGVDVVLDAMWDLHLQTVKDETEHGTID